One part of the Sander vitreus isolate 19-12246 chromosome 10, sanVit1, whole genome shotgun sequence genome encodes these proteins:
- the LOC144524498 gene encoding serine/threonine-protein phosphatase 2A catalytic subunit alpha isoform-like isoform X2: MELFKIGGKSPDTNYLFMGDYVDRGYYSVETVSLLVSLKVRFRERITILRGNHESRQITQVYGFYDECLRKYGNANVWKYFTDLFDYLPLTALVDNQIFCLHGGLSPSIDTLEHIRALDRLQEVPHEGPMCDLLWSDPDDRGGWGISPRGAGYTFGQDISETFNHANGLTLVSRAHQLVMEGYNWCHDRNVVTIFSAPNYCYRCGNQAAIMELDDTLKYSFLQFDPAPRRGEPHVTRRTPDYFL; the protein is encoded by the exons ATGGAGCTGTTTAAGATTGGGGGGAAGTCTCCAGACACTAACTATCTCTTCATGGGAGACTATGTTGACAGAGGCTACTATTCTGTGGAGACAGTTAGTCTCCTGGTTTCTcttaag GTAAGGTTCCGTGAACGAATCACAATTCTCAGAGGGAACCATGAGAGCAGACAGATCACACAAGTGTACGGCTTCTACGACGAGTGCTTAAGGAAATATGGAAATGCCAATGTTTGGAAGTACTTCACAGATCTGTTTGACTATCTGCCCCTTACTGCACTGGTAGATAATCAG ATTTTCTGCCTCCATGGAGGATTGTCCCCTTCAATAGACACACTGGAACACATCAGAGCGCTGGATCGCTTGCAGGAGGTTCCTCATGAG GGTCCAATGTGTGACTTGTTATGGTCGGACCCAGATGACCGTGGTGGCTGGGGCATCTCCCCCCGTGGTGCTGGTTACACCTTCGGGCAGGACATTTCCGAGACCTTCAACCACGCAAACGGCCTAACTTTGGTTTCAAGAGCCCACCAGCTGGTGATGGAG GGATATAATTGGTGCCATGACCGCAATGTAGTGACCATCTTCAGTGCACCAAACTATTGTTATCGTTGTGGAAACCAGGCAGCAATCATGGAACTTGATGACACATTGAAATACTCCTT CCTACAGTTCGACCCTGCACCTCGCAGAGGGGAGCCGCATGTGACGCGGCGCACGCCAGACTATTTCCTGTAA
- the LOC144524498 gene encoding serine/threonine-protein phosphatase 2A catalytic subunit alpha isoform-like isoform X1, whose translation MDDKSFTKELDGWIEQLNECKQLSENQVKVLCEKAKEILTKESNVQEVRCPVTVCGDVHGQFHDLMELFKIGGKSPDTNYLFMGDYVDRGYYSVETVSLLVSLKVRFRERITILRGNHESRQITQVYGFYDECLRKYGNANVWKYFTDLFDYLPLTALVDNQIFCLHGGLSPSIDTLEHIRALDRLQEVPHEGPMCDLLWSDPDDRGGWGISPRGAGYTFGQDISETFNHANGLTLVSRAHQLVMEGYNWCHDRNVVTIFSAPNYCYRCGNQAAIMELDDTLKYSFLQFDPAPRRGEPHVTRRTPDYFL comes from the exons ATGGACGACAAGTCATTCACCAAGGAGTTGGACGGATGGATTGAACAACTGAATGAGTGCAAACAGCTGAGCGAGAATCAGGTCAAAGTCCTATGTGAAAAG GCCAAGGAGATCCTGACAAAGGAGTCCAATGTGCAGGAGGTGAGATGTCCGGTGACAGTCTGCGGAGATGTCCATGGTCAGTTTCATGACCTAATGGAGCTGTTTAAGATTGGGGGGAAGTCTCCAGACACTAACTATCTCTTCATGGGAGACTATGTTGACAGAGGCTACTATTCTGTGGAGACAGTTAGTCTCCTGGTTTCTcttaag GTAAGGTTCCGTGAACGAATCACAATTCTCAGAGGGAACCATGAGAGCAGACAGATCACACAAGTGTACGGCTTCTACGACGAGTGCTTAAGGAAATATGGAAATGCCAATGTTTGGAAGTACTTCACAGATCTGTTTGACTATCTGCCCCTTACTGCACTGGTAGATAATCAG ATTTTCTGCCTCCATGGAGGATTGTCCCCTTCAATAGACACACTGGAACACATCAGAGCGCTGGATCGCTTGCAGGAGGTTCCTCATGAG GGTCCAATGTGTGACTTGTTATGGTCGGACCCAGATGACCGTGGTGGCTGGGGCATCTCCCCCCGTGGTGCTGGTTACACCTTCGGGCAGGACATTTCCGAGACCTTCAACCACGCAAACGGCCTAACTTTGGTTTCAAGAGCCCACCAGCTGGTGATGGAG GGATATAATTGGTGCCATGACCGCAATGTAGTGACCATCTTCAGTGCACCAAACTATTGTTATCGTTGTGGAAACCAGGCAGCAATCATGGAACTTGATGACACATTGAAATACTCCTT CCTACAGTTCGACCCTGCACCTCGCAGAGGGGAGCCGCATGTGACGCGGCGCACGCCAGACTATTTCCTGTAA